TCGTGCTGATTTTCTGCTTCGCATTTGGACCGATTTTTCCCGAAAAATTGGAGGAACGAGGAAAACTGGCTGCCAGTGTGTTATGGGCGACATTCCTGTTTGCGGGCACCATCACCCTGAATAGGTCTTTCGATATTGAGCGCGCAAACGGCGCCCTGCACGGACTAAGGTTGACAGGGATAGATGCGAGTTACCTTTACCTCTCAAAGGTTGTCAGTATCTTTGTTTTTCTCATACTGCTGGAGGTTGTTGTCACACCGATCACCCTTCAATTCCTAGATGTGATCACTGTGTTACCTGTCGCGTTACAAGAACAACTCCCTTGGCTGCTGCTCAAACTTATCGGCGTGCTTGCCATTGGAACGCTCGGCTTCTGTGCGGTCGGTGTCATCGTATCGGGTATCTCTGCCCATACGCACGGAAAGGAAAGTCTCCTCTCCGTCATCTTACTGCCGCTGACCTTTCCGGTGATTATGGCGGGAGCGAAATGCACCGTTTCTCTGCTGACAACCGGTGGGCTTGGAGGAAACTTCTGGATTTCAGTTTTGGTTGTTTACAGTCTCGTATTCCTAGCAAGCTCATATCTCCTCTTTGAAGTTGTTGTTGAGGGTTAAGCTACCCCGCTAATCCCATTCC
The window above is part of the Candidatus Poribacteria bacterium genome. Proteins encoded here:
- a CDS encoding heme exporter protein CcmB, with product MEAFRQIGWLIHKDLALQFRTKDMLALIVVFSVLVVLIFCFAFGPIFPEKLEERGKLAASVLWATFLFAGTITLNRSFDIERANGALHGLRLTGIDASYLYLSKVVSIFVFLILLEVVVTPITLQFLDVITVLPVALQEQLPWLLLKLIGVLAIGTLGFCAVGVIVSGISAHTHGKESLLSVILLPLTFPVIMAGAKCTVSLLTTGGLGGNFWISVLVVYSLVFLASSYLLFEVVVEG